The genomic region taGCCCAGTGTTGAGTTGCGTGCAAAAGTGTACTTTTGGTGATgggttttaaaaaaatcaattgtaATAGTTATACTTGCATGCTTTAGTATCGCAAGGACAACTAAAACAACATGGCCCGCCATGCTTAATTAGAAAAATACGCCCTAACGTGTTTATTTTGGCCCCTGAGGCTGAAATTGCACTAAGTGTGCCATTAAGGAGCATTATATATCATCTCTTTCCACACAGGCCATTTGTtactgctgttgttattgcacTGACCCAGGTCTCACTGTTTGCTCCCAGACAGATTTTCCCATTTTTCCCACAGGAACTGAGATTTTATGAAGACGTTCACATGCTTCTCGGGGTCTGCGTGGGACTCTTCCCTGGGAAACTGGGAAGGATCCAGCTTGTGTCACTCTCTCCAAGAAGGAAAAGAGGAGGAGGGGGAGTATTAAAGCTGAACATCTGGATTTCCCAAGCCATCATGTGCTGGAGCCACACGAGTCCTGGATGTGTGCTTGGCAAGAATCTCCTCCGGCCGAAGCGAGAAAACAATAAAAAGCATCAGACTTTAAATGCGGTGACTCCCTGTGTGCGTCCGCACCATAAAACCCGCAGTCGCTGAGACCATGCCGAGATCACGGAAGAGGTGCCATGTTATTGTCTTCCTGTTTGTTTCCTCTTGGGGCCTGTAATTACAGCAAACCGTAATCTACGCCATCAAGGCCCAAAGTCTCAGCCGCCCCGATCCCTATCTGCCACACTCTTGGCAGAACAAGGGCACATGTTTAAGTACTTGTACTTTTCTATTGGTCAAAATGCTCTACTTTTCTCTACTTTTTGAAGATCTCTTTTTTGTGTCATTTATTTATCTTATGTTAATAATAGACACACAAATAACATCTTTGGAAACAGTAAAATCTCTAAAATCTCTCGAATGTTAATAttcttaaaattatataatacatgaatattaattattaatagtaGTAGTAAAAGTCATAGTAGTATATTAAATATGACATAATTATTGATGCAAGAATAACAATATTtattcataatatatatatatatatatatatatatatatatatatatatatatatatatatatacatatatatatatatatataatacaataatatttatattattcaatataatagtaataataaaaataattagtagtagtatattgaaaattacattatataaaattaataaaaatatttaataataagaatgacaacattattattaatattatgtttattcttacaattatttatatatatatatatatatatatatatatatatatatatatatatatatatatatatatatatatatatatatatatatatatataatgtaattattattaatattagtagTAACAGGCATACTAGTAGTAttatattgataataattaataattcattttaatacTTTATATAAACATAAGTAACAAAAAGTCTATTGAGCACTGAAAGAGAAcaataaaatgtttgaaaagtTTGAGAAACAAAACTTccagtatttaaatgtttaaatgcaaGCAGGGATTCTTGTCATGTGGGTCTCAGTATTGTGATCGCTCTGCAATCCTGTAAAGCCCTTCCAGTATGATTTAGCAAACACAAACTACATTCCCTCACATAAACAAATGACAAACAGGAACCAGGATACCAGAAATATAAGATTACACTAAAAGCTTGTAAACACTGTCAAGTTCTGCTCCAAGTACCAATTAGCGTGGGACGTATGCCACAAGATCCAAAAATACTCCCGTTACCAGACAGTGGCTAACTGGCCTTCAGTTCTCCCCCACAGCTGTGAATCATCAGCACAGGACAAAACAGCTCTCAAACATACCATCTCCCACCTGTCAGACCTTTTCCCAGAAGAGCAAACCTGCAGAAGGGCATGTACCAGCAGATGACAGAGAACCTGCTGAGCTCATGCTTTTCTCTATATTCTCTAATCCGCAATCTGCCACAGCATCTTTTGTTTTTCAATGTCACAAGAACTATAGTCACATTATTAACAACATTAGCAATAGTTTGCTCAAAGggtttatttatcatttaaaaaatgtaagatattggggggggggtgggggggtcagaattgcgagatataaactcgcaattaaaaaagtcagaattacgagggaataaaaatcagaattgccaggaacaaagtcagaattgcaaggaaaaaagtcggaattgccaggaacaaagtcagaattgcaaggaaaaaagtcggaattgccaggaacaaagtcagaattgcaaggaaaaaagtcggaattgccaggaacaaagtcagaattgcaaggaaaaaagtcggaattgcgaggaaaaaagtcggaattacgaggggaaaaaaatctgaattgcaaGGGactaaaaatcagaattgtgaggaaaaatgtcagaattgccaggaacaaagtcagaattgcaaggaaaaaagtcggaattgcgaggaaaaaagtcggaattacaaggggaaaaaaatctgaattgcaaggaaaaaaagaattgccaggaacaaagtcagaattgcaaggaaaaaagtcggaattgcgaggaaaaaagtcggaattacgagggaaaaaaaatctgaattgcaaggaaaaaaagaattgcgagggaaaaagtcagaattgcaagggaaaaaaagtcaaaattgtgaggaaaaaagtcagaattgccaggaacaaagtcagagttgcaaggaaaaaagtcggaattgcgaggaaaaaagtcggaattatgagggaaaaaaaatctgaattgcaaggaaaaaaataattgcaagggaaaaagtcagaattgcaaggaaaaaaagtcagaattgtgaggaaaaaagtcagaattgtgaggcaATTGCAgaggaaagtcagaattgcaagaaaaaatttCGAGATATGAaatttttttccttgcaattgcaagtttatatcttgcaattctgaatagtaaaatataatatcacaattgtgttataaagtccaagactgaaagaaaaaagactgactttatttTCCAGAAATTACTTTATAACtctataatttataattttgactttatatcacacaattctgagaagaaaaaaaaagtaagaattgcgaaAACCAGCCTCACATGGTTTATATgtaatcaaaacaaaccaatctacatgtttatattttaacaaatatatattattaaaaataaaaatttatatttaatttagaaatttagtACTTTCTCACTGCCACTGTGCTAGGacgttgtgggtggttgctagggcattattgtacagttgctagggtattgtggatggttgctatggtgttgctttGCAGTTGCTAGGCCATTGCTATACAgatgttgtgggtggttgctagggcgttgctAATGTGTTACTATGCAATTTCTAGAGTGTTCTCGGTGGTTACTAGGGCATTGCTAGgttgttgtgggtggttgctatgatgttGATCAGAAGAGTCAGCTCTTATGTCTCTGTGATACTCCTGTCTTCAGATATGACTCAAGTCCCTCATTCAGAGTGAGACTTTTCACCCGGTTATATTTTACAGCAGACAAAAATAGTTTGTATAGCTCTTTTACAGTATAATCCACCCATGTTacatttaatctttatttaaaaagtcaACTATAGTTTTGATGTTTTATCCCTTTAACAAAAAAAGCAGTATTTAATTTCTTACCTTTTCTAATGAACCATCATTTCTATCCAGAATGTCCCGGCGGAGGAAAGATGAGTCCCGTATCCAGAGGCGGTATGACCTCACCAGGCTGGAAGATGAAGCGGGAACGCTAAACTCTGAGAGGTGCTTGAGTTCCTCAGCTCTACTCACACATGTCTGTGCCTGACACCAGGAGACGCAGCAGCCCTCTGTGGTCACACATACACAGCGTCTCTCTCACTGCGACCAGACCATAGAAAAGCAGTTAGGGTAAAGGGAGGTGTTTCCTGTCAGAGGGGAAAATAGTGTCAGGGAGGGGCACACGACATGAGAATTTACACCCTCAGGATGGCAGTGCGATCCAGGCCACATTTCACACCCGCTGGTCAACAGATCATTGTAAACCTCTTCTTCAGGTCCACACATGTATATTTGAATGTGTTGTATGGGTGTGTAAACCACAGTAAAACCTACTGCTTGTTTTCTTAAAGCTCAGACGGACTATCCATGCTGTGCTGAGTGAAGCAAGTATAGAGTTTAAATGTATGGTCTTGTATTGTAGTTTAAACACTAAACAGTGGCCTTGAATAAGAGACGTTTTGATGCCATGTACCCTAAAGTATGACAGTCCTCTCGTGAAAGAACCTTTCAAGGCAGTTATATAATTTAAGCCCCTAATAAAAAATAGTatgaaattataaaaacatttaaaagaaatggCACATGTTTATGCTGTTCTATAggcaaaattactaaaatatttaGATGCTTTTCACAATAAACAATGGTCCAAATCAGTTTTACACAGAGTAAAATAAAATCCATaccatacaaaaataaaaaaaattgatgaataaaaagttaaaaagaacagcatttagtaaaaacagaaatcttttctaacaatagaaatatttactatcacttttttatcaatttaacacattcttgctcaataaaagtattcttttttcaaaaaatgaaagaaagaaaaattactgatcccaaacttttgaatggtagtgtatattgttacaatagatttttattttaaataaatgcttctctctttttttttttttttaatcacaggttataaaaaaattaagcagcacaactgtttccaacattgataataaatcatcatatcagaatgatttctgaaggatcatgtgacactgaagactggagtaatgatgttgaaaattcagctttgatcacaggaataaattacattttaaatatattaaaatagaaaacactcaatttaaattgtaataatatttcataatacttgaatatattttaaaatgtaatttattcctttgatcaaaactgaattttcagcatcattactccagtcatcagtgtcacatgatccttcagaaatcattctttgaatagaaaattcaaaaacagcatttgtttgaaatagaaatctattgtaacattataaactgtcacttttggttaatttaatgcatccttgctcaataaaataatacatttttataagaaaaaaattgttgacctcaaacttttgaaaggcaGCATTTTTTCCTCAAATTAAAAGTATTGTCTCTTTGTCTGAGTCACTGGTTTATCATGAAAGTCATCAAAACACCAGCTGATTAAAAGGATTTTTGTACAACCACACCCTGCtcactttttcttcttcttcaaaaaaaaaaagtttttaaagtaTTAACGTTTACAAAAGAAGCCAAAATAAATGCCCAAAAGTAATGATAATGTAAAACTCAAACTAGCCTCTTTctatttgtgtttgtctttcaACATTCAAACACTCAGGCACCTATGATGTCTCTTTCAGCGTGTGCAGGCTTGAATAAGGCCGACCGCCCAGCCTCTGGGACAGGCCACGTCTAACGTGCCAGAGAGATCTGTCTGTTGAGTTGAGGGTTAACCCTGTGGGGTGGGACAGAACAGGAAACGTCTGCAGTGGGCACAACGCCTGCCGCTTCAGGCTACTGCGGGATTAAAAGAGCTCTTTGTGTTCCCTCCCGTCTGACGAGAGTTACACACCTGAAGCAGATCTAAACCCTGCGTCGTCCCAAGCAACAGCCAATGAAAACCTTCGATCTTTGACTGTATAATGAGCCGTGCTCCTCAGATAGTTGTTGAGTGTGACATAGatgacattatatattatatgggCAATGTAGTGAGTAAATTTAGGGTGTGAAAATGAAAGTTAAATGCAGGTTGAACTGAATCCATTGAGAttgaacttaaagggatagttcacccaaaaatgatcccatgatttacttgccctcaagctatcctaggagtatgactatcttctttcagatgaacaatcagaaatatatttaaaaatagcctggctcttccaagctttatagattttgagattttgaagtccccccccccaaaaatgcatccatccgtcatacaaattatttttaaatatatgtccgattgtgtttgtctgaaagaagatagtcatatacacctatatggcttgaaggtgagtaaatcatgggataattttcatttttgggtgaactatccctttaaatgcatgtCCTGAGATGATCATGCACCAAATTCCCATCATAAGGAACAAAGGGCCACTTTTTCCTGTTTATAATACTGCAAACAAACTTTATTTGATAGAACACTGTATATAGTAAAAAGCAACCCCTTAAAAGAATCTTTCCATATTTGGATTCCAATTTCATCATGGGCAACGAGTAATTTTCATGTtgtgtaatattttttgtttaccaGAATACTCCTGTTTTACCGTCACTGTGGCTTGTGTCAAACAGGGATGAGGTTTATGAGTCATTTCAAAGATTATGATTATGTGGTCACCGAAAAATTCCTGCATCCTCATACGCAATGGCAAAATTTATGTATCATTCTGGAAGCAAAATAATATTGTTccaaaataacatgtaaaatCTCTTGCCACATTGCCCACAAaccgaaacaaaaacagaataatGAGGAAACGTAGGAGACAAAACATTCCTTCTGTTTTTGGTCTGATCTAAAGGCTCAAATTTATTTGCCTGCTCATTTACATACTTGATTATTTTAATACTTACATGTTCATCTCCAATAGCTTCCCAAGTTAGACGATtcctcttaaagggatagttcacccaaaaatgaaaatgttgttgttgaaaatgttgttccaaacctgtatgaaaaGATTTCTTCTGCTGGAcacaaaagaaggtattttatagaatgtcagtaaccaaacagttgattgacttccatagtattttttttttcctactatggaagtcaatggggccatcaactgtttggttaccgacattctttaaaataccttcttttgtgttcaacagaagaaatcatttcatacgggtttggaacaacatgagggcgagtaagtaacaacaacattttcatttttttgggtggactatcccttcAAGTCGCATCAATGACTGCTATTAGTTATTTGATCttattaaattaatacaaaCCCCACAAATTCTTTACACTGcaaacagtgttttgaattgCAAATAAAGTACCAATATTTGCTCAAGTAAACGCTATAAACTTAGTTATAAGTGTACTTGTGGTAAAGAGATATTGACAATACTGACAAGAACACCTAATAAGAGGCGTTGTCTAAACAAACACAACGTCAAATGAAAGATCTCATCAATCATTTCttatttcacaacattaattcatttattgAATTTTCAAACCACCAGAGCAATACAAGGTAAACATAAATCACTTTTCCCACACTGTTTCTTGAGAACATACGCAGAACTATTTCATTTACTTACTAGGAACAACAATCTATGTATTACTTTTTGCTCCGTGAcgcattacttaaaaaaaaaagaaagaaaaataacacTGCACGTTCCAAAAACCATCCATttgcaaaacaaacattaatcTCGCACATAAACTATTTTTTCCTGGAGTATTCTTTCCGTCCACCGCCTGCTCCAAAGTTTCGCACGCGGTGTATTTTGGCGAGCTGGGCCTCTattgtctctataatgttcatGTGGTCTGGGATGTGGACGTAGCGAACATTTCGGCCAGTGACAAACAGGTCGTCCATACTGGACATGCGTCCATGTCTGTCCCTGTACAGAACCTTCTCCAGCCGGATGTTCATGAAAGCGTCCACGTTAATAACGCGTCCTCTGGCCGTGCTCTCGTCTCGCAGGTCAACGGTGGTCACGTGACCATGCAGGCCCTGCAGGAGAATCACCAGGCTGTTCTCGGCGATGGTGCGTTCACGAATCGAATGGCTCACTTCCATGTTCACCTCTACACAGAGAAATCAGTTGGACAATGAGATTTGTCTAGCAGTGTGAGCAATTTAAGAAACAATTTCTTTGTATATTATTTTCTTTGATACATGACACCAAATACGATGAAAAACCAAGATAAGCAGATAAATACTCTCTGCCAGTTAACTAAAATGGCCCCAAATAAATGCATGACTGGTAATATACCTCCAGCCACATACTCAACATTTttactgtaatgtttttgagcaTGCGCACTCTTGCACATAATTAATGATAATTACAGGCTTCCGAGATGCTCTGCTGGCAGACAGACCACACATCGAAACTCACGAAATGATTTTATGGAAAATAGGCAAATAAGCTGAAATGCAAGGTGAAATGCAGGatgaaaaagtaataatttcaaatgtcaaactgaaaatttattatattttctcTGAATTTTAAgccacaaaaaatataaatgaatgtatttGCAGTATATAAGTAAAATATCATTTGTATATGGGTTattgatgaataaggtttttaaaagtgtaaaaaaaaaaaaacataatggagataatTCATTATGAAGTTTTACTAAgtgttaaagagttagttcaaacacgccaaacggctgaaatcacgtgactttggcgctccgaactgcagattcgatacacagattcattatgctccgatgcttcctgaagcattgttttgaaatcagccatcactaaataagtcgttattttgttttgttttttggcgcaccaaaaatattctcgtcgctttataatattaatattaaacgaCTGTACACACgaactgatttagatatgtttttagtacattaatggatcttgacagaggaaatgtcattgctccctatggaggcctcactgagtcatcggatttcaacaaaaatatcttaatttgtgttccgaagattaacaaaggtcttacgggtgtggaacggcttgagggtgagtaataaatgacagaattttcatttttggttgaactaacactttaacaatgaaattatgtggtttttataatcagggcaattccagcgttatggacgtgacatttggagtcaaaacttgaaatataaatgctcaaagaatgcatttaatagcaacatattgaaccgtctatttatatattcataatcccttaccaaaggagtccagacattagaaaaatgtcagtctactcaactgttttattttttagatgagggaaatatacagcgttacggacgtgacaaaaaaagtcactaagttttgggtgacaacatattttttaagaattctgtgaattacattgcgcaaaccaaaagtaatactgcccaccgaataaagaagggttggctctccacagagcataaaataataattttatttcatttttcgtgttcgcattaatgaggaaaaaacaacgttacggatgtgacagttttccgttacggatgtgaccggtctgaaagcggcacagaagactgctttaaaactgctttaaaactttcacagagacctcaagcaagcatgtacaccaccaaatattgaaatctgggataccagtatggtaagactccacaattgatcaactttttactaaactttatacaaatgtaacgttatactctgtattgcaaaaggttatagattagacctatttctcatgttgacaagcatgtgcgttgttcaagaatcaatttagagaccatgattttccttcttacagaactgcatgctaaaatacattgacaaatattaatgtttatcataaagcagtttaaaatcgcatgttttccccacagtcaggtgaaccgattgacactattgccaatcgcaatcatgtcagttttatgttttgtgtatgaatgaccacacggtttttttcgtctagttttcagagtttaaagcggagtcttgagtcaaaatgatcaaactttatttcaagtcaaaattattgcaatcgtattattttcattttgtttgatcgcgcggattgtgatcattataggctaggctattcatttttaaccaacaggtaacgcgacatcccaattcccgagggaagtgtcctatgagacacaatgctcttctataagttgtactgtatcatataggcctaccttttgatgttcatatttcgttctctggcaagaggaagagaagatcggtTCATGTGCGCCTGATCCGCCGCTTACAGGCGCTGCAGAAGCTAATCTGTCACACGccgtaggctattaaagagcgacatctattgtttaatttttgaaaaaaaaaaataataaaatcgactgaatttgaaagttaaacctttttcatattaaaactaacaaagcacaaagagtattgcgattattgggtatgttctgatatggtaagcctgaaacagatgatagcaatataaagaagcaaactcataggatttaatatgaagcgtccgtaacggtcacgtccgtaacgcttattatggttgttcacagcaacgtagtgaaatgaattgttgatcctaataagcataaacataatttagctttgcatataaagtttcaagttatttgcatttataattgttatatgacataaacttaatcattaaaacgttacggacgtgacagagcactgaagcgtcctgacctctttattctagcccttataaattcatcaggcagtgctgttatgactaaatgagtgtatttatttctcaggcatgtatccatctttctacacaatgcttactgctaaaattaaagtttaaaaaatggggtctttgatcccttttttgaaagcatgaaatatggttggttgaaaatttaatttaagcattgttacttaccacatatattgtggataaacaaggcaattttcttaaaatttctgttagagcacattaatacagtatattacagacctaaatggacaatttaaaaagggttttgttcttttggttaaaacttttttttttcatagtaaagatgacctttgcgtggaattgcccatcaattaacactgcttttgacattttttaaaagatagacaaaatttgtcaccaaagtCGTTTGGTTTAaacaaaattttgtttttaccgaatgacacgaataaatattttttcaaacaatgctaccaggctgatatctagctagcaaaaggacaatcaaacattttatatttatatttaagtttttaaaatattacaacattttcattggttgtaccgaatgacctgatgtttcgggacatgcgtatgagcaagtgaaaacaagaatttttcaaatagttaaagagaattattttaagatattttaaacacaaatgaaataaCTGCATCAGCCTTTGGATgattaaaccgaatgacctcttgagacaaaatacaaaaaaaaaccttttggtTTTTACATACTTTggtatattttcattattattaaggcttttgaacaaaaaaatgacccatcaTGTCACTGACCCATATACACAAGATCTGCTTTGTATGCAAATTAGCTTTATCGTCTAGTAAGGTGAAATGtagaatgaaaagaaataatgtcaaattaaaaatgaatgacatTTTCTCTGAATTTttaagccacacacacacacacacacaaatgtaattgcaatatataaataaaatatcaaacaagTGTCATACACCAAATCTGGATACAGTTTCATTTTAGGTTACACATTTCCAATATGTGACTCACTTCCAGATTTATCAATTAAAAAACATCACTATTGTTGACCAGTAGTTTTATGGCATTACTTTAACTAATATGTACTTGTCTTTTTAAAATTACTATCAAGTATTTCGATAGTTTCACTAGTACCTGTAAGATCCCCATATACTAATGTCGACCAGCTGAATACACTAGGCACTATTGAAAAATATCTAATGAAGTAACGTTACCACCTAACGAATACTTAGTAGGGAAACTGAAAAATATACTAGACGAGGATCATGACAAGACGTCAACAAATAAACTTTCTTGTAACTGTATTTAACTAAAGGTATAACATGCGATCAGAGAGGAAATATTTACAGTGATCATTTAATCCTCACAGAATCCAGATTCACATGTGAAGTAAACAATATTCGTTTTATTACCTCCTTTGGTGTtttaacatgctcaaaacatCATGTTTGCATCTTTTGAGCGACGCGCTTCGTCGCAGAGGAAAGTGACGTCATCAAGACGTGCCGGATTGAAATCGCTCGCGCGCCCTCTAGCGAGTCGCTTGGATAAACGTCATAGGTGACTAGTTAGTTATACAAGTTAATGTTTATCCGGGTAAGTTTATTCATAAAGTTAAATCCTTTATTTTCTCCATTGTTGTTCAAGAACAAAATACAGTTCATATAACAAACATTGACTGCTGTGGCGGGGCATGTTGTCggctttgttttttaaatttaaaataaggtAAAGCATCTTCAGCATATTTGTATTTAACATGTATTGTGTTATTTAATTGCTGTTATGCTCATTTTGAACACTACAACAATTATGAAACAGTGAAACATTAAAACAGTAGCTATTTACTCGAAACACAATATTTAAAACCCATGTGGCAACTTGCCCCGACCTGACATGTATAATCTTATCCCAAGAACAGTTCAACAATTCATTCAAATTTTATACGTCCTTGACAGTTGTTTTGTatgcttttctttttgtttacccAAAAGCtatatgattttttaaatgttttttttttatgttatgtttttataATCTTCAATCACAATCATTAATAATGTCTTAATAGATTTTGTGATTCACATATTGTAAccacacattaaacagcactgaACAGTATCTAGTGCCAGAAAAACAGGTTACAATGAAATTAGAATGAATAACAGCAGGAAATCATAGTTTTTCTGGCAGCATAATGAAACAAGTTTTGTTGCATCGAACTTAAATTTTTGACTTGTTTCtgcggtaaaaaaaaaaatagttgacATATGAATCAGTCATTGTAGGCGTATATTAGAAGTCCAACTTCAGAAAGCAAATGTCAATCAGATGAACTGACATAtcgttagcctcatagcataattgcctaagtcattttttggccaaattgtgGTATCTGCCTTTGAAATATGATCTGGGCAATTATGCAATGAGACTAACGATATTAGacatgatgttttttttaatgaataattttcCCTTTGAAGATGTTAATAAAGGGATTTAGTC from Chanodichthys erythropterus isolate Z2021 chromosome 15, ASM2448905v1, whole genome shotgun sequence harbors:
- the lsm10 gene encoding U7 snRNA-associated Sm-like protein LSm10 yields the protein MEVSHSIRERTIAENSLVILLQGLHGHVTTVDLRDESTARGRVINVDAFMNIRLEKVLYRDRHGRMSSMDDLFVTGRNVRYVHIPDHMNIIETIEAQLAKIHRVRNFGAGGGRKEYSRKK